A portion of the Marinobacter alexandrii genome contains these proteins:
- a CDS encoding head GIN domain-containing protein, with protein MKNTFSILVLIFSPLFALPQSQIVNEEIELIETFHSVNLNSRYNVYLKQSNETKIEVKALKEFLDISEFTVEDGVLNIDIERDEKDKSIWEQIDDIKIAPKLDVYLSMQEVKAISVNGNGKLVSKNSISSNTLTLNISGSGTLELDIKGKDLSINNSGNGLIKLKGYANHVNLEQSGYGKIEAFDLDLKTAIAKSTGSGDVEISVSQDLKAYVYGDSTIKFKGNTKEVKKKEYGSGKVERTY; from the coding sequence ATGAAAAATACATTTTCGATACTCGTCTTAATATTCAGTCCCCTTTTCGCCTTACCACAATCTCAAATTGTGAATGAAGAAATTGAATTGATTGAGACATTCCACAGCGTCAATCTAAACTCCCGATATAATGTTTATTTGAAACAATCGAATGAGACGAAAATTGAAGTCAAAGCATTAAAAGAATTTTTGGATATCTCCGAATTCACTGTAGAAGATGGCGTACTAAATATTGATATTGAACGTGACGAAAAAGATAAAAGCATCTGGGAACAAATCGATGATATCAAAATAGCTCCCAAACTTGATGTTTACCTTTCCATGCAAGAAGTAAAGGCTATATCGGTGAATGGAAATGGTAAACTAGTATCTAAAAATTCCATCTCCTCGAATACATTGACATTAAATATTTCAGGATCAGGAACTTTAGAACTAGATATTAAAGGAAAAGATCTGTCTATAAACAATTCAGGAAATGGTTTGATTAAACTTAAAGGCTATGCAAATCATGTAAATCTGGAACAGTCAGGTTACGGGAAAATAGAAGCTTTCGATTTAGACTTAAAAACAGCAATTGCCAAATCTACCGGTTCAGGTGACGTTGAAATTAGTGTTTCTCAAGACTTAAAGGCCTACGTTTATGGAGATAGTACTATTAAGTTCAAAGGGAATACAAAGGAAGTAAAGAAGAAAGAATATGGATCCGGTAAAGTAGAGCGCACTTACTAG
- a CDS encoding helix-turn-helix domain-containing protein, whose amino-acid sequence MKQPELGIRLADLRQQKNLTQEELVDACNVSVRTIQRIESGDVTPRISTVRILLSALGEDFEIFKEEVKITKPKRYLSSLESWLTVAWISGIIYFIVGFIDAAYDFARYENLGFETIQLDSSPQFYIPIKIIYFISYVFFFYGFIRLSDYFDNYLLKITCYIMIGLFALSTSLDIASLYIKISEGNLIMFGVGESISVGAVGIILGIGFMRLQDGMGVLARAAGITEIIAGACFVLVILFFLGFVVLVPAIILEIILLFKGYEFIKAERLKA is encoded by the coding sequence ATGAAACAGCCCGAACTTGGAATACGATTGGCAGATCTTCGACAGCAGAAGAATCTCACACAGGAAGAGTTGGTAGATGCTTGCAATGTAAGTGTACGAACAATTCAACGAATAGAGTCTGGTGATGTAACACCTCGAATTTCTACCGTTAGAATACTCCTTTCTGCCCTCGGTGAAGATTTCGAAATTTTTAAAGAAGAGGTCAAAATCACTAAGCCTAAACGCTACCTTTCTTCATTAGAATCTTGGCTCACGGTAGCATGGATTTCAGGGATTATCTATTTTATCGTTGGGTTTATTGATGCTGCATATGATTTCGCCAGATATGAAAACCTAGGGTTTGAGACTATTCAACTTGACTCATCACCACAATTTTACATACCTATTAAGATCATTTATTTCATATCATACGTTTTCTTCTTCTACGGCTTCATTCGGCTTTCAGACTACTTCGACAACTATCTATTGAAAATTACTTGCTATATAATGATTGGTCTTTTTGCTCTATCGACATCTTTAGACATTGCTTCACTTTACATTAAAATCAGTGAGGGGAACCTAATCATGTTTGGGGTAGGTGAATCTATTTCTGTAGGTGCGGTAGGGATTATTCTGGGCATAGGTTTTATGAGACTTCAGGATGGAATGGGAGTACTCGCAAGAGCAGCTGGAATAACTGAAATTATTGCAGGAGCATGCTTTGTATTAGTCATTCTATTCTTTTTGGGTTTTGTTGTATTGGTGCCAGCAATCATTCTAGAGATTATCCTGTTATTCAAGGGATATGAGTTCATCAAAGCAGAACGTCTCAAAGCCTAA
- a CDS encoding serine hydrolase domain-containing protein: MKKTFLCFGLIGLISITYCLFQNIIEWNFGWNDIPKQIDQEGFTGIQDSSYLAAISLAEKSARKVQKESSSPSISIAAMIDGKMVWTYAAGMQSIEDKTPADTSTLYRIGSVSKAITSMGLGKLIDDEKISLDSSIQYYTDAFIDKPKITLRQLASHQSGIRNYGVCFCFPIWEYYRNKEFSSVKESVDEFSNDPLLFKPGTDFSYSSYNYTALSFAIEKVANKSFIQYMKNDVFEVLDMKYTQPDIKESEISNRSVPYEIDRGIFKQSFSVNLSNKWAGGGLLSTPSDLVKVGNVLLDSTFLNHRTIKELTTPQVLSDGTINEQNYALGWRHGFSKRYFDGAKQIEVIHHGGMAVGGLALLIVYPEYNLVMALTMNRSGQHGRFELFEYIRPIAEIFMKEIDR, encoded by the coding sequence ATGAAAAAAACGTTTTTATGCTTCGGGCTGATTGGTCTGATATCAATAACCTATTGCCTCTTCCAAAATATCATAGAATGGAATTTTGGATGGAATGATATTCCAAAACAAATTGATCAAGAGGGTTTTACAGGAATCCAAGATTCTTCTTATCTAGCTGCTATTTCTCTAGCAGAAAAATCTGCGCGAAAAGTTCAGAAAGAAAGCTCATCTCCATCTATTTCAATTGCAGCAATGATCGATGGGAAGATGGTTTGGACATACGCTGCGGGCATGCAATCAATCGAAGATAAAACTCCTGCAGATACGAGTACCCTGTATCGCATTGGAAGCGTCTCCAAGGCTATAACATCTATGGGATTAGGGAAGCTTATTGATGATGAGAAAATCAGTCTGGACTCATCTATTCAATATTATACCGACGCATTCATCGATAAACCTAAAATTACACTTCGACAACTAGCTTCACATCAATCAGGTATTCGAAACTATGGTGTATGTTTTTGCTTTCCTATTTGGGAATATTATCGAAACAAGGAGTTTTCCAGTGTAAAAGAGAGTGTCGATGAATTTTCTAATGATCCGCTACTATTCAAACCTGGAACTGATTTTTCATATAGTTCATATAACTACACTGCTTTAAGCTTCGCTATAGAGAAAGTTGCTAACAAGAGTTTTATTCAATACATGAAAAATGATGTATTTGAAGTACTTGATATGAAGTATACACAGCCTGACATAAAAGAATCAGAAATATCAAATAGATCAGTCCCTTATGAGATTGATAGAGGGATATTCAAGCAATCTTTTTCCGTGAACCTGAGCAACAAATGGGCCGGTGGCGGACTTCTTTCTACACCATCTGATTTAGTTAAAGTCGGTAATGTATTATTGGATAGTACATTTCTCAATCACAGAACCATAAAAGAGCTAACTACTCCACAAGTACTTTCAGACGGAACCATCAATGAGCAGAACTATGCATTGGGGTGGCGTCATGGTTTTTCAAAACGATACTTTGATGGAGCAAAGCAAATTGAAGTGATTCATCATGGAGGAATGGCTGTAGGTGGACTCGCTCTTTTAATCGTATATCCAGAATATAATTTAGTAATGGCACTTACCATGAATAGATCCGGTCAGCATGGGCGCTTTGAGTTATTTGAGTACATACGACCCATTGCTGAAATATTCATGAAGGAAATAGATAGATAA
- a CDS encoding YpdA family putative bacillithiol disulfide reductase produces the protein MSEEVDILIVGAGPIGLACGIEAQKANLSYIIVDKGCLVNSLYNYPKNMTFFSTSDRLEIGKVPFISHNPKPTRAEALEYYRRVASSWKLQTRLYEEVEEVKKKGKGFIVKSNKRNYTAKNLIIATGFYDLPYLLNVPGEDLSKVKHYYDEPHPYYDMDVVIVGAANSSVDVALEVYRKGAKSVTMVIREEEINPRVKYWVRPDIDNRIKEGSIKAYFQSNITKISEQSVDIKTPKENITIPNDFVLAMTGYQPNFSFLKSIGVEIGKDEFKTPFYNAKTMETNVDGVYLAGVICGGLKTNTWFIENSREHAELIISHLSKN, from the coding sequence ATGAGTGAAGAAGTTGATATTTTAATCGTAGGAGCTGGCCCTATTGGATTGGCATGTGGAATAGAAGCGCAAAAAGCTAACCTTTCTTATATAATTGTAGATAAAGGATGCTTAGTGAACTCCCTCTACAATTACCCTAAAAATATGACCTTCTTCTCTACCTCTGATCGCTTAGAAATTGGCAAGGTTCCTTTCATTTCCCATAACCCTAAACCTACTAGAGCGGAAGCATTGGAATACTATCGTAGAGTAGCCTCCTCCTGGAAACTACAAACACGATTGTATGAAGAAGTGGAAGAGGTGAAAAAAAAGGGTAAAGGCTTTATAGTCAAATCCAATAAACGAAATTATACTGCAAAAAATTTAATTATAGCAACTGGTTTTTATGATCTGCCTTACTTATTGAATGTACCCGGAGAGGATTTATCAAAGGTTAAGCATTATTACGATGAACCTCACCCCTACTATGACATGGATGTCGTGATAGTTGGAGCTGCTAACTCCTCTGTCGATGTGGCACTTGAGGTGTATCGTAAAGGAGCTAAAAGCGTTACTATGGTGATTCGGGAGGAGGAAATTAATCCTAGAGTAAAATATTGGGTAAGACCTGATATTGATAATCGCATAAAGGAAGGATCAATCAAAGCTTACTTTCAGAGCAACATTACAAAGATTTCAGAGCAATCTGTCGATATAAAAACTCCTAAGGAAAACATTACTATTCCAAATGATTTTGTCCTTGCCATGACTGGTTACCAACCAAATTTTTCATTTCTTAAAAGCATAGGTGTTGAAATTGGAAAAGATGAATTTAAAACTCCCTTCTATAATGCTAAAACCATGGAAACAAATGTAGATGGAGTTTATTTAGCAGGTGTGATCTGTGGTGGGCTGAAAACCAATACATGGTTTATTGAAAACTCCAGAGAGCATGCAGAACTAATTATCAGTCACCTTTCTAAGAATTAA
- a CDS encoding SemiSWEET transporter, giving the protein MEQYIGLIAAFLTTVSFAPQAIKTIRTRNTESISLGMYVLFTTGVGCWLVYGLYLNNLPIILANSITLILTGIILIMKVKHG; this is encoded by the coding sequence TTGGAACAATACATTGGCCTCATTGCCGCCTTTCTTACAACTGTATCGTTTGCGCCTCAGGCGATCAAAACTATCCGAACTCGAAACACCGAGAGTATCTCTCTAGGTATGTATGTCTTATTTACAACCGGCGTTGGTTGCTGGCTGGTGTATGGCTTATACTTAAACAATTTGCCTATTATTCTAGCGAATTCAATAACGTTGATTCTTACAGGAATCATATTGATAATGAAAGTGAAACATGGCTAA
- a CDS encoding YdeI/OmpD-associated family protein has product MKMAKTTQEYFDSNPSYLSILEKLQHIILQTELDERMKWGIPTYCLGNKNIVSIGAFKSYAGLWFFNGAFLKDSACVLVNAQEEKTKGLRQWRFTSSDDIDEKLVLKYVQEAIQNQKDGKEIKSEKKPLIIPDELKEALASNSPLSEAFENLSLSYKREYAEYIATAKRDETKQKRLQKIIPMILDQVGLNDKYK; this is encoded by the coding sequence ATGAAAATGGCCAAGACTACTCAAGAATATTTCGATTCGAATCCCAGCTATCTCTCCATTCTTGAAAAACTCCAGCATATCATTCTTCAGACAGAACTAGATGAAAGAATGAAATGGGGAATACCTACTTACTGTCTTGGGAATAAAAACATAGTCAGCATTGGCGCTTTCAAAAGCTATGCTGGCCTCTGGTTTTTCAATGGGGCTTTCCTGAAAGATTCCGCATGTGTATTAGTCAATGCACAAGAAGAAAAAACGAAAGGTCTGAGACAATGGCGATTTACATCTTCTGATGATATTGATGAAAAACTGGTTTTGAAATACGTGCAAGAAGCCATACAAAATCAGAAAGACGGTAAAGAAATAAAGTCAGAGAAAAAGCCATTGATTATTCCAGACGAACTGAAAGAAGCACTGGCTTCTAATAGTCCACTTTCGGAAGCATTCGAAAATTTATCGCTTTCTTACAAAAGAGAATATGCTGAATACATAGCCACAGCAAAGCGAGACGAAACAAAGCAAAAGCGACTTCAAAAAATCATTCCAATGATTCTTGACCAAGTTGGCTTGAATGATAAGTACAAATAA
- a CDS encoding zinc-binding dehydrogenase codes for MKAITITEESEPLQLVEVDKPEISEDQCLIKLSASALNRRDQWIREGMYPGIQFGTILGSDGCGIVEEGPAEWKGKKIIINPNVDWGNNPDVQSASYSVLGMPTNGTLAEYIKVPIHRLHEKPAHLSDAEAAALPLAALTAFRATIKKGLSNQGKRVLVTGAGGGVSQFAIAFAIASGAQVYVTSGSEEKIDRLKEMGVKEGFNYKNEKWEREASKHGGFDAIIDSAGGNQLNNYLKMIKPAGRIVMYGSTTGHPEKLDVFRLFWSQAQIMGSTMGSDDEFKEMLEWVNEYQIFPTIDKTFDLEDYIQAFDRFKDPDSVGKIVIDFRS; via the coding sequence ATGAAAGCGATTACGATTACCGAAGAATCGGAACCATTACAATTAGTTGAGGTTGACAAGCCTGAAATTTCAGAAGACCAGTGCTTGATTAAGTTGTCTGCCTCTGCACTTAATCGCCGAGATCAATGGATAAGGGAAGGTATGTATCCAGGTATCCAATTTGGCACAATACTGGGATCAGATGGATGCGGAATTGTAGAAGAAGGCCCTGCTGAGTGGAAAGGAAAAAAAATTATTATCAATCCAAATGTAGATTGGGGGAATAATCCAGATGTTCAATCTGCTAGTTACTCAGTTCTTGGCATGCCTACCAATGGAACACTTGCTGAATACATCAAAGTACCAATTCACAGATTACATGAAAAACCAGCTCATTTGAGTGATGCAGAAGCAGCGGCATTGCCCCTTGCAGCGCTTACCGCCTTCAGAGCTACGATAAAGAAAGGACTCTCAAATCAAGGAAAAAGAGTGCTTGTTACGGGAGCAGGAGGTGGAGTGAGTCAGTTTGCAATTGCTTTTGCCATAGCCTCTGGAGCGCAAGTTTATGTCACGAGCGGTAGCGAGGAGAAGATTGATCGATTAAAGGAGATGGGAGTGAAGGAGGGTTTTAATTATAAAAATGAAAAATGGGAGAGGGAGGCAAGTAAACATGGAGGGTTTGATGCGATTATTGATAGTGCAGGAGGTAATCAGCTAAATAATTACCTGAAAATGATAAAACCTGCTGGTCGAATAGTCATGTATGGAAGTACTACTGGACATCCGGAAAAATTAGATGTATTCAGACTATTCTGGTCCCAAGCACAGATTATGGGATCTACTATGGGTAGTGATGATGAGTTTAAGGAAATGTTGGAGTGGGTTAATGAATATCAAATCTTTCCAACTATAGATAAAACATTTGATTTAGAAGACTACATTCAGGCATTTGACAGATTCAAAGACCCAGACTCTGTGGGAAAGATTGTGATTGATTTTAGAAGCTAA
- the dnaB gene encoding replicative DNA helicase yields MKKFLMEGAQKPSTTQAKSRRIGLSTVQEHLGKLPPQAVEIEEAVLGALMLERDALSNVIDILHSESFYKDAHREIYAAIVVLFNDSQPIDIKTVTHQLRKVAKLDIVGGAHYVAELTTKVNSAANIEYHARIIAEQSIKRELIRISSEIQKDAYEDTTDVFKLLDRAEQSLFDVSESHIRKNYDKMSALMHQAIDEIQIRKDRKDGLTGVPSGFSALDRVTSGWQPSDLVIIAARPGMGKTAFVVSALRNAAIDFNHPVAIFSLEMSSVQLVNRLISAEAELPSEKIKKGDLADYEWEQMIHKTRKLSEAPIFIDDTPALSILELRAKCRRLAAQHGVKLIIIDYLQLMSGDSSKGMGNREQEIASISRALKGIAKELNVPVLALSQLSRAVETRGGDKRPQLSDLRESGSIEQDADMVMFLYRPEYYGLDTDESGMPLQGLGEVIIAKHRNGSLDTVNLKFIGKFTKFTDWDGDQGDGFGGFPTSGPTNSDFTITLPSKANGGDQQEDDAPF; encoded by the coding sequence TTGAAAAAATTCTTAATGGAAGGAGCTCAAAAACCGTCAACAACACAAGCAAAAAGCCGTAGAATCGGCCTTTCCACAGTTCAAGAGCATTTAGGGAAATTACCACCACAAGCAGTTGAGATAGAAGAAGCAGTTTTAGGGGCACTCATGTTGGAGCGTGATGCACTTTCCAACGTTATTGATATTCTGCATTCAGAAAGTTTTTACAAAGATGCTCATCGCGAAATTTATGCAGCAATAGTAGTGCTATTCAATGATAGCCAGCCTATTGACATCAAGACAGTCACTCATCAGCTTCGTAAAGTGGCCAAGCTAGACATTGTAGGCGGAGCGCATTATGTAGCTGAACTTACCACTAAAGTAAACTCTGCTGCAAACATTGAGTATCATGCTCGTATCATTGCCGAGCAGTCAATCAAGCGTGAGTTGATACGTATTTCTTCAGAGATCCAAAAAGATGCCTATGAGGATACGACTGATGTATTCAAATTGTTGGACAGGGCAGAGCAATCACTATTTGACGTTTCTGAATCTCACATAAGAAAGAACTATGATAAGATGAGTGCATTGATGCATCAAGCCATTGATGAGATTCAAATTAGAAAAGATCGTAAAGATGGATTGACGGGAGTGCCTAGTGGATTCTCTGCATTAGATCGCGTTACATCAGGATGGCAGCCGTCAGATTTAGTCATTATTGCAGCAAGACCAGGTATGGGTAAAACTGCATTTGTCGTATCAGCACTTCGTAACGCAGCTATTGACTTTAATCATCCAGTGGCTATTTTTTCTCTTGAGATGTCCTCAGTTCAGTTAGTCAATCGATTGATTTCTGCTGAAGCTGAGCTGCCTAGTGAAAAAATTAAAAAGGGAGACCTTGCAGACTATGAGTGGGAGCAGATGATTCACAAAACGAGAAAATTATCTGAAGCTCCAATTTTTATTGATGATACACCTGCACTGAGTATCCTCGAGCTAAGAGCTAAGTGTAGAAGACTAGCTGCTCAGCATGGAGTGAAGCTGATCATCATTGACTACTTACAACTGATGAGTGGTGATAGCAGCAAAGGCATGGGAAATCGTGAGCAGGAGATTGCTTCAATTTCAAGAGCATTGAAGGGAATTGCTAAAGAGCTGAATGTGCCAGTACTTGCACTATCTCAATTGAGTAGAGCCGTGGAAACAAGAGGAGGAGATAAGCGACCTCAACTTTCTGATTTGAGGGAGTCAGGATCTATTGAGCAAGATGCAGATATGGTAATGTTCCTTTACCGTCCAGAATATTATGGTTTAGATACGGATGAATCGGGTATGCCTTTGCAAGGGTTAGGTGAAGTGATTATTGCCAAACACAGAAATGGTTCATTGGATACTGTCAATCTTAAGTTCATAGGCAAATTTACCAAGTTTACGGACTGGGATGGAGATCAGGGCGATGGTTTTGGAGGTTTTCCAACTTCAGGTCCAACCAATTCTGACTTCACAATTACTTTGCCAAGTAAAGCAAATGGTGGTGATCAGCAGGAAGACGATGCTCCTTTCTAG
- a CDS encoding 3'-5' exonuclease: MLYIIFDPYLFNSNILFKLNLKNPLVVFDLETTGTNISQDRIVEMAMVKVMPDGTIEEKSRKINPTIPIPTETSMIHGIYDEDVKDEPTFNQIAKSLAQYLEGCDLSGFNVLGFDVPMLAEEFLRANVDFDTEQRKIVDAQKIFHLMEKRNLTAALKFYCDKDLENAHSALADTKATYEVLVSQIERYEGQDAFDTLGKKLATIENDMGILHDLAMSSRVDFAGRMIYKDGIEVFNFGKHRGKPVSEILQKEPSFYDWVMKGDFPLDTKRKLTKIKLRGFNR, translated from the coding sequence GTGCTTTATATTATCTTTGATCCATACCTATTTAATAGCAACATTTTGTTCAAACTCAATCTTAAAAACCCCCTTGTCGTTTTTGATCTCGAAACGACAGGAACCAATATTTCTCAGGACCGCATAGTCGAGATGGCAATGGTCAAAGTAATGCCTGATGGTACTATTGAAGAGAAGTCCAGAAAGATCAATCCCACCATTCCAATACCCACAGAAACCAGCATGATTCATGGGATATATGATGAGGATGTAAAAGATGAGCCTACATTTAATCAAATAGCTAAATCACTGGCTCAATACCTTGAGGGGTGTGATTTATCTGGATTTAATGTACTGGGATTTGATGTTCCCATGCTTGCTGAAGAGTTTTTACGTGCCAATGTCGATTTTGACACAGAACAAAGAAAAATCGTTGACGCTCAAAAAATTTTCCATCTGATGGAAAAAAGAAACTTGACTGCTGCACTTAAATTCTATTGTGACAAAGACCTAGAGAATGCGCATAGTGCGCTGGCAGATACCAAAGCTACTTATGAAGTTTTGGTATCGCAGATTGAAAGATATGAAGGACAGGATGCATTCGACACACTCGGGAAGAAGCTAGCTACCATCGAAAATGATATGGGCATACTTCATGATCTTGCCATGTCTTCAAGAGTTGATTTTGCCGGACGCATGATTTATAAAGACGGAATAGAGGTATTCAATTTTGGAAAGCATCGAGGGAAGCCTGTCTCAGAAATTCTTCAAAAAGAACCCAGCTTCTATGACTGGGTAATGAAAGGAGATTTCCCACTTGATACTAAACGAAAGCTAACCAAAATCAAATTGAGAGGCTTTAATCGGTAA
- a CDS encoding ATP-binding cassette domain-containing protein yields the protein MPVLEGVSLAIQPSETIVLLGPSGCGKTTLLKLINRLIEPDSGAILVDDQNINVLEKHTLRRNIGFVIQDVGLLPHITIEENISLVNRIDRKLFTQEKLKELITLVDLNESLLLKFPSQLSGGQQQRVGIARALANDPDLILMDEPFSALDNITRNQLQEDFLNLSVLREKTIVLVTHDVQEAFKLGDRIAILNKGQVQQFATPTEILSNPANDFVASFIAKDKVSLFLHSAQIDGESLIDFLNNDSIDEKNRRSKLNEVLNSYKP from the coding sequence GTGCCTGTACTTGAAGGAGTTTCGCTAGCAATACAACCTTCAGAAACGATTGTATTGCTAGGCCCAAGTGGATGTGGAAAAACAACTCTTCTTAAGTTAATCAATCGACTCATTGAACCAGATAGCGGTGCAATACTGGTAGATGATCAAAACATCAACGTATTAGAAAAGCATACTCTTCGTAGAAACATTGGCTTTGTAATTCAAGATGTTGGCTTGTTACCTCACATAACCATTGAGGAAAATATTTCCCTGGTCAATAGGATTGACCGTAAACTTTTCACTCAAGAAAAGCTCAAAGAGCTCATTACTTTAGTTGATCTGAATGAAAGCCTACTTTTAAAATTCCCTTCTCAATTAAGCGGAGGACAACAGCAACGTGTTGGTATTGCTAGAGCTCTTGCAAATGATCCTGATCTTATTTTAATGGATGAGCCCTTCAGTGCGCTGGATAACATTACACGAAATCAACTTCAGGAGGATTTCCTAAACCTTTCTGTTTTACGTGAGAAGACCATCGTATTGGTAACACACGATGTTCAAGAAGCATTTAAGCTGGGCGATCGAATAGCTATTTTAAATAAGGGTCAAGTCCAACAATTTGCTACACCCACAGAAATTCTTTCAAATCCTGCTAATGATTTTGTGGCCTCTTTCATAGCTAAGGATAAAGTGTCGTTATTCCTTCACAGTGCACAAATAGATGGGGAATCTTTAATTGACTTCCTGAATAATGATTCAATTGACGAGAAGAATCGTAGATCTAAACTCAATGAAGTTTTAAACTCTTACAAACCATGA
- a CDS encoding ABC transporter permease/substrate-binding protein, with translation MSLWEFIISHWDEIVDQTAEHLKLTLVSMIIATILGISIGILITKIEKIASVTLGFVGVIQTIPSLALLGFLLPLVGIGTTPAIIALFLYALLPIVRNTYTGIKEIDPAIKEATVGMGMTKIQLLRYVEFPLAFPVILAGIRTSTVINVGIATLCALIAAGGLGEFIFRGISLNNSQMILAGAIPASILAIGLDSLLGLIQKNYRSKSTWILVVSLVGGILIASSFSQSEIESKLVAGFNSEFIEREDGYMGLDSMYDLPIEIKEMEIALMYHALYEGDVDVIDGFSTDGRIQEFNLQSLVDDKDYFPPYYAVPLVNSNSLAKHPQLNECFALLSNALSDSLMASLNYEVDGNKRELSTVANEFLKTLNIYANPEAGSWPNPDLVIGSKAFSENFLLAYIFSQLIENKTSLKTKLQLGFGGTKLVFDALRFGEIDIYPEYTGTAYLVLLNKKPADVSDFNDTEIVLESVRSELAEKHSITVMPPLGFNNTFALMMRKAHADSLQIKTISQLSDYLKK, from the coding sequence ATGAGTCTGTGGGAATTCATCATATCGCATTGGGATGAAATCGTTGATCAAACAGCGGAACACTTAAAACTCACGCTTGTTTCAATGATCATTGCAACGATTCTTGGAATTTCAATAGGGATTCTCATTACAAAAATCGAAAAAATAGCCTCAGTCACTTTAGGTTTTGTAGGTGTAATCCAAACTATTCCTAGCCTTGCCTTACTCGGATTTTTGCTACCTCTTGTTGGTATTGGTACCACTCCTGCCATCATTGCCCTCTTCCTTTATGCACTACTACCGATTGTGCGAAATACTTACACTGGTATCAAAGAGATAGACCCAGCAATCAAAGAGGCTACAGTGGGTATGGGGATGACTAAAATCCAATTGCTTAGGTATGTTGAATTTCCCTTAGCATTTCCAGTTATCCTGGCAGGTATTCGTACATCTACCGTTATTAATGTAGGTATAGCTACACTTTGCGCATTAATCGCCGCAGGTGGCTTAGGTGAGTTTATTTTTAGAGGTATTTCGTTGAATAATTCTCAAATGATTCTCGCTGGAGCAATTCCAGCTTCTATTTTGGCAATTGGATTAGACTCCCTACTTGGGCTTATTCAAAAAAACTATAGAAGCAAATCAACGTGGATTCTAGTTGTGAGCCTCGTGGGTGGGATTCTTATTGCAAGCAGTTTTTCTCAATCAGAGATTGAAAGCAAATTAGTTGCGGGGTTTAATTCCGAATTCATTGAAAGAGAAGATGGCTACATGGGGCTTGATTCAATGTATGATCTCCCTATCGAAATAAAAGAAATGGAAATTGCTTTAATGTACCACGCACTGTACGAAGGAGATGTAGATGTAATAGATGGGTTTAGTACCGATGGTAGAATTCAGGAATTCAATTTGCAATCTTTAGTAGATGATAAAGATTACTTCCCTCCATACTATGCCGTGCCTCTTGTCAACAGCAATTCTTTGGCTAAACATCCCCAATTGAATGAATGCTTCGCTCTATTATCAAACGCTCTATCTGATTCCTTAATGGCAAGCTTAAACTATGAAGTAGATGGAAACAAAAGAGAGTTATCAACTGTAGCCAATGAGTTTTTAAAGACCTTGAATATCTACGCAAACCCAGAAGCTGGTTCTTGGCCGAATCCGGATCTAGTAATAGGTTCGAAAGCATTTTCAGAAAATTTCCTTTTGGCCTACATTTTCTCACAACTTATTGAAAATAAAACTTCCTTAAAAACCAAATTACAACTAGGTTTTGGGGGCACTAAGTTGGTTTTTGATGCATTGAGATTTGGCGAAATTGATATTTACCCAGAATATACTGGCACTGCCTATTTGGTACTTCTAAACAAGAAACCTGCAGACGTATCAGACTTCAATGATACAGAAATTGTGTTGGAAAGTGTTCGTTCTGAATTAGCTGAAAAGCATAGTATCACGGTAATGCCTCCGTTAGGTTTTAATAACACTTTTGCCTTAATGATGAGAAAAGCACATGCCGATTCTCTCCAAATCAAAACCATCAGTCAGTTATCCGACTATCTTAAAAAGTAA